A genomic segment from Nicotiana tabacum cultivar K326 chromosome 9, ASM71507v2, whole genome shotgun sequence encodes:
- the LOC107822452 gene encoding blue copper protein, with translation MARKLNLATFAIFAAALLHVTMAQQTHVVGDALAWTVPNGGAAAYTTWTSRKTFAVGDILVFNFTTGLHSVAEVSKAAFDSCNTANPISISTNGPTNITLRSAGSHYYLCTLPSHCTLGQKLAINVAGSGSGSGSTSPAPQPAATPVTAPSANPSTAPAPSAAAPSPTVAAQTYTVGGNMGWNVPTTGGPNAYQTWANGKSFKVGDTLVFNFVNGRHNVAMVSKAAYDSCNTTSTINTINTGPARITLTNSGENYYMCTFPSHCSLGQKLAIKVTGTSAAAPTPSIAATPSGSTVPSAPSGDSPVTSPPPPSGSAPSLVLAALPVTFLSLAFARLLN, from the exons ATGGCCAGAAAGCTGAATTTGGCTACTTTTGCAATATTTGCAGCTGCTTTATTACATGTTACAATGGCACAACAGACTCATGTAGTTGGTGATGCTTTGGCTTGGACCGTTCCTAACGGTGGCGCCGCCGCTTATACCACCTGGACTTCCCGGAAAACCTTCGCCGTCGGGGACATTCTTG TTTTTAACTTTACAACCGGATTGCATAGTGTGGCTGAGGTGTCAAAGGCAGCTTTTGATTCATGCAATACCGCAAACCCAATTTCTATATCCACTAATGGGCCAACAAATATTACATTGAGATCTGCTGGATCACATTACTACCTTTGCACCTTGCCAAGCCATTGTACATTGGGCCAGAAATTGGCTATCAATGTCGCCGGCTCCGGCTCCGGCTCCGGCTCCACCTCTCCGGCTCCTCAGCCAGCTGCCACTCCAGTGACCGCTCCTTCAGCGAACCCATCAACAGCTCCCGCCCCATCAGCGGCAGCACCCTCACCTACAGTTGCAGCCCAAACTTATACTGTTGGAGGCAACATGGGCTGGAATGTTCCTACTACTGGTGGCCCAAATGCTTATCAAACTTGGGCTAATGGCAAATCCTTCAAAGTTGGAGATACTCTTG TTTTCAATTTTGTCAATGGGAGGCACAATGTTGCAATGGTTAGTAAGGCAGCTTATGATTCATGCAACACTACTTCTACTATTAACACAATTAACACTGGTCCTGCTAGGATCACACTTACAAATTCTGGTGAAAATTACTACATGTGCACTTTCCCTAGCCACTGCTCATTAGGTCAAAAGCTAGCTATCAAAGTCACCGGCACCAGCGCCGCCGCCCCCACGCCTTCCATCGCCGCCACGCCATCTGGCTCCACCGTCCCATCCGCCCCCTCGGGTGATTCTCCGGTCACTTCACCACCACCACCAAGTGGCTCAGCTCCATCTTTGGTTCTTGCAGCTTTGCCAGTCACTTTCTTGTCACTTGCCTTTGCTAGATTGTTGAATTAA